From one Triticum aestivum cultivar Chinese Spring chromosome 4B, IWGSC CS RefSeq v2.1, whole genome shotgun sequence genomic stretch:
- the LOC123090670 gene encoding protein SABRE isoform X4 yields MGIHFTSTISLPQDDLEEATPHFDVQIVLSEIHLVREGSSSLLEVLKVAVVASLDIPLDPLLPIRAEIDAKLGGTQCNLMLSRLMPWMRLHSSRTKGMKLSKANSHQEISQTKEIKPIMWTCTVSAPEMTVMLYSPSGLVLYHACCQSSHVFANNIASKGIQIHTELGEMLVHMEDGYREFLKENIFGVDTYSGSLMHIARVSLDWGYREIEVQDMAETSRLALVFSIDISGIGVKFGFKHLESLLLNLMSFRDLFKNLSSSREKDKEKDLEERRKKKTKGIEILKLTLQKFSITYSGDINILNMPIADPKRVNYGTQGGQVIVDFSADGTQRTASITSEPPGIGRNLRFTSSLVISHLAVCVDKEKKSTQAELERVKAMYEEDHSSGVKVTLLDMQNAKIVRRSGGLTDVAVCSLFSATDINIRWEPDAHLALFETFIRFKWFLHNNKIQSSEKLMTGTGSIKENEHVNIAAGSVKPQKSDKRGSIFAVDVEVLRISAELADGVEANMHVQSIFTENAKIGVLSEGLSVSLNGARVLNSTRIQISCIPFSTANLLSAKVEPSPKRDWVVQGLDVHICMPFRLPLRAIEDAVEDMIRALKLVSAAKRSILFPDGKENSKKVKPGASSFGSVKFVLRKLTAEIEEEPIQGWLDEHYYLMRNKTCESGVRLKFLDDAISGSVDSNHCSSEGKFIYDGIEVDVHDTAALQRLREEIHKKAFRSYYVACQKKVFAEGSGACAEGFQAGFKPSSRRASLLSLSASELDITLTGINGGATEMVEFIKGVDPVCQEKGIPFSRLYGSDIALLAGSLVIQVRDYTSPLFSATSGKCQGRVVLAQQATCFQPQIHQDVYIGRWHKVKMLRSASGTTPAIKMYSNLPVYFQRGEISFGVGYEPSFADISYAFQVALKKVNLSSRDKSSGAANQPPKKERSLPWWDDIRYYIHGKIVLYFNETKWKILATTNPYEKVDRLQIVSEYMEIQQTDGHVDVSAKEFGMYISSLESMMKNCSLKVPSGVPRPFIYAPLFSLNVIIDWQCESGSPLNHYLHALPIEGEPRKKVYDPFRSTYLSLRWNFSLRPLQVQSDNGTSSPCYANNSMRCGSAFGSCSKIADVDFPTMNLGAHDLAWVFKWWSLNYSPPHKLRSFSRWPRYKIPRAARSGNLSMDKVLVEFFFRVDATPCCIRHATLTEDDPASGLTFKMSSLKYELCYSRGKQKYTFDCKREPLDLVYRGLDLYRPEVYLVRDVNLSSVENVSKLKTTTLPSQGKDKCTMGSFQEKHEDGFLLSSDYFTIRRQAPKADPARLMEWQDAGRNLEITYVRSEFENGSESDHSLSEHSDDDDGFNVVLADNCQRVFVYGLRLLWTIENRDAVWSWVGGISKAFEPPKPSPSRQYAQRKMIEERQNADSSRLAQDATSSTHVGSPSVQHAEALGSTSPLHSKPNRSSDIAVKYGMFDDLDKGGNLHFMVNVVKPQFNLHSEDANGRFLLAAASGRVMARSFHSVVHVGKEMLEQALGTSSLHIPEPQPEMTWKKADLSVILKDVQAHVAPTDVDPGAGLQWLPRILGSSEKLKRTGALLERVFMPCQMYFRYTRHKGGTADLKVKPLKELRFNSPNITATMTSRQFQVMLDVLSNLLFARLPKPRKNSLQYPSDDEDVEEEADEVVPDGVEEVELAKINLEQRERERKLLLDDIRSLAGTGDSHIDHLSAEKDNSFWMINSGKASLVEGLKRDLLNLQKSRKFASSALRKALQKAAQLRLMEKEKNKTPSCAMRISMKISKVVWSMLADGNTFAEAEISDMVYDFDRDYKDIGVARFTTKYFVVRNCMASAKCDTLLSAWNAPPEKGVMLRVDAKQGAPKDGNSPLELFQVEIYPLKIYLPETMYRMMWDYFFPEEDDSQRRQDIWRVSTSTGSRRTRRVSSGADAVASTSYSVREHELPGRSGTSVNVSSWQGSHGDNPQVSKLQSLKANMVCGSHPELGRTSSFGKAWEESATENTTNNDVVSLLNPSNISSKSDGYSMAENTVAATEMFRSKTKDPKSMKSGRLSHEEKKTGKSHDEKRPRARKLMEFHNIKISQVELLVTYEGSRLAINDLRLLMDTFHRVEFTGTWRRLFSRVKKHIIWGVLKSVTGMQGKKFKAQNQRETLDGVVPENDLNFSDSDGSHHGKPDQFPVSWLKRPGDGAGDGFVTSIRGLFNSQRRRAKAFVVRAMRGDGDNEYHDEGSESDGEYPFARQLTITKAKKLLRRKFRPRGQKIIGPAMQDSLPSSPRETTPYQSDSSESSYEDFHE; encoded by the exons ATGGGGATTCACTTTACTAGTACGATATCCCTGCCACAGGACGATCTAGAGGAAGCTACACCGCACTTCGATGTTCAGATTGTTCTTAGTGAGATCCAT TTAGTTAGAGAAGGCTCAAGCTCTCTGTTGGAAGTTCTTAAAGTTGCTGTGGTAGCTTCTTTGGATATTCCATTGGAT CCGCTTCTTCCAATCAGAGCTGAaatcgatgccaagcttggtggtaCACAATGCAATCTTATGTTGAGCAGATTGATGCCATGGATGCGCCTTCATTCTTCGAGAACCAAAGGAATGAAGCTTTCAAAGGCAAACTCTCATCAAGAAATTTCTCAAACAAAGGAGATCAAGCCAATTATGTGGACTTGCACAGTTTCTGCCCCAGAAATGACTGTCATGCTTTACAGCCCTAGTGGGTTGGTATTATATCAT GCTTGTTGCCAGTCATCACATGTATTTGCAAATAACATTGCCAGCAAGGGGATTCAGATACACACTGAACTTGGTGAAATGCTGGTGCACATGGAAGATGGGTATAGGGAATTCTTGAAGGAAAACATATTTGGTGTTGATACTTACTCTGGCTCCTTAATGCACATTGCTCGGGTGAGCCTTGACTGGGGGTACAGAGAAATTGAGGTCCAAGATATGGCTGAAACTAGTAGACTTGCACTTGTATTTTCCATTGATATCAGTGGCATAGGAGTAAAGTTTGGTTTCAAGCATTTGGAATCTCTTCTGCTCAATTTGATGTCCTTTAGGGATCTATTTAAGAACCTTTCATCCTCTCGTGAGAAGGATAAAGaaaaggatttggaggagaggcggaaaaagaaaacaaaaggcattgAAATATTGAAATTAACCCTACAAAAGTTCTCTATTACTTACAGTGGTGATATCAATATATTAAATATGCCAATTGCTGATCCAAAGCGCGTGAACTATGGCACTCAAGGTGGTCAAGTAATTGTTGACTTTTCTGCTGATGGCACACAACGTACGGCAAGTATAACTTCGGAACCACCAGGCATTGGCCGCAACTTGAGGTTCACTTCATCTTTAGTTATCTCTCATCTTGCTGTATGTGTAGACAAGGAGAAAAAGTCAACACAAGCAGAATTGGAACGGGTGAAAGCAATGTACGAGGAGGATCACAGCTCTGGTGTCAAAGTGACCTTACTAGATATGCAGAATGCTAAAATTGTTCGCCGATCCGGTGGCCTTACAGATGTCGCTGTTTGTTCCCTCTTCAGTGCAACAGACATTAATATCAGATGGGAACCTGATGCTCATTTAGCACTCTTTGAGACCTTTATCCGCTTTAAGTGGTTCCTGCATAATAACAAGATTCAGAGTTCCGAGAAGCTGATGACTGGAACTGGCAGTATCAAGGAGAATGAGCATGTCAACATAGCTGCTGGTTCAGTGAAACCTCAGAAGTCTGACAAAAGAGGTTCAATTTTTGCCGTTGATGTGGAAGTGTTGAGAATATCTGCTGAGCTCGCAGATGGTGTTGAAGCAAACATGCATGTACAATCTATCTTCACTGAGAATGCCAAGATAGGTGTACTATCGGAGGGTCTTTCTGTCAGCCTTAATGGTGCCAGGGTTCTAAACAGCACACGAATACAGATCTCATGTATTCCTTTCAGTACTGCAAATTTGCTCAGTGCAAAGGTTGAACCATCACCCAAGAGAGATTGGGTCGTTCAAGGGCTAGATGTTCATATTTGCATGCCATTCAGGTTACCATTGCGTGCCATAGAGGATGCCGTTGAAGATATGATTCGTGCCCTAAAGCTTGTTTCTGCTGCCAAAAGAAGTATATTGTTTCCTGATGGCAAAGAGAACTCGAAAAAGGTCAAGCCTGGAGCTTCCAGTTTTGGATCTGTGAAGTTCGTGTTGCGTAAACTCACGGCAGAAATAGAGGAGGAGCCCATACAAGGTTGGCTCGATGAACATTACTATTTGATGAGGAACAAAACCTGTGAATCCGGTGTTAGATTAAAATTTCTTGATGATGCTATATCAGGAAGTGTAGATTCTAACCACTGCAGCTCTGAGGGAAAATTTATCTATGATGGAATAGAGGTTGACGTGCATGACACTGCAGCTCTTCAAAGGCTGAGGGAAGAAATCCATAAGAAAGCATTTCGATCGTATTATGTGGCTTGTCAAAAGAAGGTATTTGCAGAAGGGTCGGGGGCGTGTGCAGAAGGTTTTCAAGCTGGATTCAAGCCAAGTTCACGGAGAGCTTCACTTCTTTCACTTTCTGCTTCTGAACTTGATATTACTTTGACCGGAATAAATGGTGGAGCAACAGAGATGGTTGAATTTATAAAGGGAGTTGACCCTGTTTGTCAGGAGAAAGGCATACCATTCTCTCGACTATATGGGAGTGATATTGCTCTCCTTGCAGGGTCCTTGGTCATACAAGTGAGAGACTatacatctcctctcttttctGCAACCAGTGGGAAATGTCAAGGTCGTGTTGTGCTTGCCCAGCAG GCAACATGTTTTCAACCCCAAATACACCAAGATGTATATATTGGCAGATGGCACAAAGTCAAAATGTTACGTTCTGCCAGTGGTACCACACCAGCAATTAAAATGTACTCCAATTTACCTGTTTATTTCCAGAGAGGAGAAATTTCTTTTGGTGTTGGCTATGAGCCATCTTTTGCTGATATAAGTTATGCATTTCAAGTAGCCCTAAAGAAAGTTAATCTTAGCTCCAGAGATAAAAGTTCTGGTGCAGCAAACCAACCACCTAAAAAGGAGCGCAGCTTGCCATGGTGGGATGACATCAGATACTACATCCATGGAAAGATAGTTTTGTATTTCAATGAGACAAAATGGAAGATCCTGGCAACAACTAATCCTTATGAGAAGGTAGACAGACTGCAAATTGTTTCTGAATACATGGAAATCCAGCAAACGGATGGGCATGTGGATGTCTCTGCAAAGGAATTCGGGATGTATATCAGTAGCTTAGAGAGTATGATGAAGAATTGCAGCTTAAAAGTGCCATCAGGCGTGCCCAGGCCTTTTATTTATGCTCCTTTGTTCTCTCTTAATGTGATTATCGACTGGCAGTGTGAATCTGGCAGCCCTTTGAATCATTATCTGCATGCACTCCCTATTGAGGGTGAGCCAAGGAAGAAGGTTTATGATCCATTTCGATCTACTTATCTCTCTCTTAGGTGGAACTTCTCCCTTAGACCTTTGCAGGTGCAGTCTGATAATGGCACATCATCTCCCTGCTATGCAAACAATTCAATGCGATGTGGGTCTGCCTTTGGTAGTTGCTCCAAAATAGCTGATGTTGATTTCCCTACAATGAACCTGGGTGCTCATGACCTTGCTTGGGTTTTCAAATGGTGGAGCTTAAACTACAGCCCCCCACACAAACTGCGTTCTTTCTCTAGATGGCCTCGATATAAAATTCCTCGAGCTGCTAGATCCGGTAACCTCTCAATGGATAAAGTTTTGGTTGAGTTCTTTTTCCGGGTTGATGCTACTCCCTGTTGCATAAGACATGCCACTTTAACTGAAGATGATCCTGCCAGTGGCTTGACCTTTAAAATGTCAAGTTTGAAGTATGAATTGTGTTACAGTCGAGGTAAACAGAAATACACATTTGATTGTAAGCGTGAACCTCTGGATCTAGTTTATCGCGGTCTTGATCTATACAGGCCAGAGGTTTATCTAGTGCGAGATGTTAACTTGTCCTCAGTTGAAAACGTGTCCAAATTAAAGACTACTACCCTGCCGTCACAGGGCAAAGATAAATGCACCATGGGCAGTTTTCAAGAAAAACATGAGGATGGTTTCCTCTTGTCCTCTGATTATTTCACAATAAGAAGACAAGCTCCAAAGGCAGATCCTGCAAGGCTTATGGAATGGCAGGATGCTGGTCGGAATCTTGAGATAACATATGTCAGATCTGAGTTTGAGAATGGCAGTGAAAGTGACCATAGTCTATCTGagcatagtgatgatgatgatggtttcAATGTGGTGTTGGCAGATAATTGTCAACGGGTGTTTGTGTACGGTCTTAGGCTTTTATGGACCATTGAGAATCGTGATGCAGTTTGGTCATGGGTTGGAGGAATTTCCAAAGCATTTGAACCTCCAAAACCCTCGCCTTCGCGGCAATATGCACAAAGAAAGATGATCGAGGAAAGGCAGAATGCAGATAGCTCTAGATTAGCTCAAGATGCTACCTCTTCTACCCATGTTGGTTCTCCTTCAGTGCAGCATGCTGAAGCTCTGGGCTCTACTTCTCCATTGCATAGTAAACCCAATCGCTCCTCTGATATAGCAG TGAAGTATGGCATGTTTGATGATTTGGATAAAGGAGGAAATCTCCATTTTATGGTTAATGTTGTCAAGCCCCAGTTCAACCTACATTCTGAAGATGCCAAT GGTAGATTTCTACTTGCTGCAGCTAGTGGGCGTGTTATGGCACGTTCATTTCATTCAGTTGTTCATGTTGGGAAAGAGATGCTAGAGCAAGCACTGGGGACAAGCAGTCTACACATTCCTGAACCCCAACCTGAAATGACCTGGAAAAAAGCTGATCTCTCCGTGATTCTGAAAGATGTTCAGGCTCATGTTGCACCGACTGATGTGGACCCTGGTGCAGGCCTACAGTGGCTTCCTCGTATTCTCGGTAGTTCAGAGAAATTGAAGCGCACAGGGGCCTTGCTAGAGAGAGTATTTATGCCTTGCCAGATGTACTTCCGTTATACCCGTCACAAGGGTGGAACTGCAGACTTGAAG GTTAAGCCATTAAAGGAGTTACGTTTCAATTCTCCAAACATTACCGCAACAATGACTTCACGCCAGTTTCAAGTTATGTTAGATGTGCTTAGCAATCTCCTGTTCGCAAGACTTCCCAA GCCTAGGAAAAACAGTCTTCAGTATCCATCGGATGAcgaagatgttgaagaagaggCTGATGAGGTGGTTCCTGATGGAGTAGAAGAGGTGGAGCTTGCAAAAATTAATCTCGAACAGCGAGAAAGGGAGAGAAAGTTATTGCTTGATGATATAAGATCCTTAGCTGGAACTGGTGATAGTCATATCGACCATCTTTCTGCGGAAAAGGATAATTCGTTCTGGATGATTAACAGTGGGAAAGCATCACTG GTGGAAGGACTGAAGAGAGACCTTCTAAATCTCCAGAAATCTCGAAAATTTGCATCTTCTGCGTTAAGGAAAGCACTACAAAAAGCTGCCCAGTTACGCTTGatggaaaaagaaaagaacaaaacccCATCTTGTGCCATGCGAATCTCTATGAAAATCAGCAAAGTCGTATGGAGCATGCTTGCAGATGGGAATACTTTTGCCGAAGCTGAGATCAGTGATATG GTATATGATTTTGATCGTGACTACAAAGACATTGGTGTTGCTCGGTTTACGACTAAGTATTTCGTTGTGAGGAATTGCATGGCTAGTGCCAAATGTGATACATTGTTGTCTGCATGGAATGCACCTCCAGAAAA AGGTGTCATGCTTCGTGTGGACGCGAAGCAAGGTGCTCCGAAGGATGGAAATTCCCCTCTTGAGCTCTTTCAG GTGGAGATATACCCATTGAAAATATACCTCCCGGAAACAATGTATAGAATGATGTGGGATTATTTCTTTCCTGAGGAAGATGATTCTCAAAGACGTCAG GATATTTGGAGGGTCTCAACATCAACTGGATCTAGAAGAACTAGAAGAGTATCTTCTGGTGCTGATGCTGTTGCTTCTACCAGCTATTCTGTCAGGGAGCATGAGCTTCCTGGGAGATCAGGTACTTCAGTAAACGTCTCAAGTTGGCAAGGTTCACATGGAGACAATCCGCAG GTATCCAAGTTGCAGAGTCTAAAGGCCAATATGGTATGCGGTTCACATCCGGAGTTGGGACGGACATCTTCATTCGGAAAGGCCTGGGAAGAAAGTGCGACAGAAAATACCACAAATAATGATGTGGTATCACTACTGAATCCTTCGAACATTTCTTCAAAAAGCGACGGCTATTCTATGGCAGAGAACACTGTTGCTGCTACTGAGATGTTCAGGAGTAAGACTAAAGATCCCAAATCGATGAAGTCTGGCCGTTTATCTCACGAGGAAAAGAAAACAGGGAAATCCCATGATGAGAAGCGGCCAAGAGCTCGGAAATTGATGGAATTTCATAATATCAAGATTAGCCAG GTTGAACTTCTTGTTACTTACGAGGGATCGAGGCTTGCAATAAATGACCTAAGGCTGCTTATGGATACTTTCCACCGTGTAGAATTTACTGGTACATGGAGGAGGTTGTTCTCAAGAGTTAAAAAGCATATTATTTGGGGTGTTCTAAAGTCGGTGACCGGGATGCAG GGGAAGAAGTTTAAGGCCCAGAACCAGAGGGAAACACTTGATGGTGTTGTTCCAGAAAATGATCTTAATTTCAGCGACAGCGATGGCAGTCATCATGGAAAACCTGATCAGTTCCCAGTATCATGGTTGAAGAGGCCAGGTGACGGTGCAGGTGATGGATTTGTCACATCGATTAGAGGGCTATTCAATTCGCAGCGCCGTAGAGCAAAGGCATTTGTGGTGCGGGCAATGCGAGGCGATGGAGATAATGAATACCATGACGAGGGGAGTGAGAGTGATGGCGAGTATCCTTTTGCTAGACAGCTCACAATTACAAAAGCTAAGAAGCTCCTCCGAAGAAAGTTCCGCCCGAGAGGGCAAAAGATTATAG GACCAGCAATGCAAGATTCTCTCCCGTCTAGCCCGCGTGAAACAACACCGTACCAGAGCGATTCGTCAGAGTCGTCTTATGAGGACTTCCATGAGTAG